A region of Candidatus Roizmanbacteria bacterium DNA encodes the following proteins:
- a CDS encoding AAA family ATPase: protein MQMNYQPPQEEKDPLKTYTINFTDRAKQGKLDPVIGRDTEIRRVIQILSRRTKNNPVLLGDPGVGKTAIIEGLAQRIVDGDVPDTLKNKEVLSLDLAGLLAGAAYRGEFEQRLKDLIKKITESEGKYILFIDELHTLVGAGGAQGAVDASNMLKPALARGELRAIGATTLKEYRQYIEKDQALERRFQPVFIEEPTKEDSLAILRGIKEKYEVHHGIKISDDALIAAVDLSTRYISDRFLPDKAIDLIDEASAAAKIEVESMPTELDEIRRRIMQLDIELAALKREKGIETRKEKLQKEREELQKKFEGLKSKWEKQKELISNLQKSRVALDHARAELERAQREVNLEKAAELQYGKIPEAEKKIKELEEQWKQIPAEERLLQEQVTEEDIAQIVSRWTKIPVTRLLASESQKLAHLEDELKKQVVGQDEALHKVANAIRRSRAGLKEENKPIGSFLFLGPTGVGKTETARAIAEALFNDKNAMIRIDMSEYQEAHTVARLIGAPPGYVGYEEGGQLTEAIRRKPYSVVLFDEVEKAHPQIFNAFLQILDDGRLTDGKGRVVSFKNTIIILTSNIGSDLYTDGQKKEKRDAQILDRVKAHFKPEFINRLDSIVIFNALDEKMMEKIVDIQFRDVEKRLADQNLQLEVTEKLKNHLQMIGFDPVYGARPLKRVINEVLVDEIALQIIEGKIKPGDKILADYKANKVDISVAKPN, encoded by the coding sequence ATGCAAATGAACTATCAGCCTCCTCAGGAGGAAAAGGACCCGTTGAAAACATATACCATAAACTTTACCGACCGCGCCAAACAGGGAAAACTTGATCCCGTCATCGGACGTGATACAGAAATCAGACGGGTCATCCAAATACTGTCACGAAGAACTAAAAATAATCCCGTGCTTTTGGGAGATCCCGGTGTGGGAAAAACGGCGATTATTGAAGGTCTTGCTCAACGGATCGTTGACGGCGACGTTCCCGATACTCTTAAGAATAAAGAAGTTCTTTCCCTTGATCTTGCCGGACTTTTGGCAGGAGCTGCGTATCGCGGTGAATTTGAACAACGCCTCAAAGATCTGATAAAAAAAATAACAGAATCGGAGGGAAAATATATTTTATTTATCGACGAACTGCATACCTTAGTCGGAGCAGGAGGCGCTCAAGGCGCTGTCGATGCTTCAAATATGCTAAAGCCTGCACTTGCACGCGGAGAGCTCCGGGCAATCGGTGCCACAACATTAAAAGAATACCGGCAGTATATTGAAAAAGATCAGGCTCTCGAAAGACGGTTTCAGCCTGTCTTTATCGAAGAGCCCACCAAAGAAGATTCACTGGCGATTCTTCGCGGTATTAAAGAAAAATATGAAGTGCATCACGGCATAAAAATCAGTGATGATGCTCTGATTGCAGCCGTTGACCTCTCAACCCGATATATCTCTGATCGTTTTCTCCCTGATAAAGCAATCGATCTTATTGATGAAGCTTCAGCTGCCGCAAAAATTGAAGTTGAGTCAATGCCGACTGAGCTTGATGAAATCAGACGGCGTATCATGCAGCTTGATATAGAACTTGCCGCTCTGAAACGGGAAAAAGGGATTGAGACACGGAAGGAAAAACTGCAAAAAGAACGGGAAGAACTGCAGAAAAAATTTGAAGGTCTGAAGAGTAAATGGGAAAAACAGAAGGAGCTCATCTCAAACCTTCAGAAAAGCCGGGTAGCTCTCGATCACGCCCGTGCCGAACTTGAACGGGCACAACGTGAAGTCAATCTGGAAAAAGCGGCAGAACTTCAATACGGGAAAATTCCGGAAGCTGAAAAGAAAATCAAAGAACTGGAAGAGCAGTGGAAACAAATACCGGCTGAAGAAAGACTTTTGCAGGAACAGGTCACCGAAGAAGACATTGCTCAGATTGTTTCACGATGGACCAAGATCCCTGTCACCCGCCTTCTTGCCAGTGAGTCGCAAAAACTGGCACATCTGGAAGATGAACTGAAAAAACAAGTTGTAGGACAGGATGAGGCACTGCACAAAGTTGCCAATGCCATCAGGCGTTCGAGAGCAGGACTAAAGGAAGAAAATAAACCGATCGGGTCGTTCTTATTCTTAGGACCCACCGGTGTCGGAAAGACTGAGACTGCACGAGCCATAGCGGAAGCCCTTTTTAATGATAAAAATGCCATGATCCGTATCGACATGAGTGAATATCAGGAAGCACACACGGTAGCAAGGCTCATCGGTGCCCCTCCCGGATATGTAGGATATGAAGAGGGCGGACAACTGACCGAGGCTATCAGACGGAAGCCGTACTCTGTCGTCCTGTTTGACGAGGTGGAAAAAGCTCATCCGCAGATCTTCAATGCATTTCTGCAGATACTGGATGACGGGCGTCTCACTGACGGTAAGGGCCGTGTCGTCAGTTTTAAAAATACGATCATTATTCTGACATCAAATATCGGAAGTGACCTCTATACAGACGGTCAGAAAAAGGAAAAAAGAGATGCCCAGATCCTTGACCGGGTGAAAGCACATTTCAAACCGGAATTTATTAACCGTCTTGATTCCATCGTCATTTTCAACGCACTCGATGAAAAGATGATGGAAAAAATCGTAGACATCCAGTTCCGTGACGTTGAAAAACGGCTTGCCGACCAGAACCTCCAACTTGAAGTCACGGAGAAACTGAAAAACCATTTGCAGATGATCGGTTTTGACCCGGTCTACGGTGCCCGTCCTCTGAAACGGGTTATCAACGAAGTTCTGGTTGATGAAATTGCTTTGCAGATTATAGAGGGAAAAATCAAACCGGGTGACAAAATTCTTGCAGACTATAAAGCAAACAAAGTAGACATTTCAGTCGCTAAACCGAACTGA
- the yidD gene encoding membrane protein insertion efficiency factor YidD encodes MKQLLLFILRLYKKTSFVHNHIFQTLTMSKNVCRYTPTCSVYSYHAIDKYGALKGSWLAIKRIIRCNPWSKGGYDPVP; translated from the coding sequence ATGAAACAACTCCTTTTATTTATTCTGAGGCTCTACAAGAAAACCTCCTTCGTACATAATCATATCTTTCAGACACTCACTATGAGCAAAAACGTCTGCCGGTATACCCCTACCTGCTCGGTATATTCCTATCATGCAATTGATAAATACGGTGCGTTAAAAGGATCATGGCTTGCTATCAAAAGAATTATCCGCTGTAATCCCTGGTCAAAAGGTGGCTATGACCCGGTACCGTAA
- the msrB gene encoding peptide-methionine (R)-S-oxide reductase MsrB: MRTFNKSKEELKKELDPDVYHITQEKGTEPPFTGKYDHHFEKGTYYCTVCGTDLFTSDTKYDSGCGWPAFYEPVSTDSLEYHEDTSFGMKRTEVTCGNCGAHLGHVFPDGPKDKTGERYCINSASLNFKRRNDEK; this comes from the coding sequence ATGAGAACGTTCAACAAATCAAAAGAAGAACTCAAGAAGGAGCTTGACCCTGACGTCTATCATATCACACAGGAAAAAGGAACCGAACCGCCTTTCACAGGGAAATATGATCACCACTTTGAGAAAGGGACTTATTATTGTACAGTTTGCGGTACGGATCTTTTTACCTCAGACACCAAATATGACTCAGGATGCGGATGGCCGGCATTCTATGAACCGGTCTCAACGGATTCACTTGAATATCATGAAGATACCAGTTTCGGCATGAAACGGACGGAAGTCACCTGCGGCAACTGTGGCGCACATCTTGGGCATGTATTCCCGGACGGCCCCAAGGACAAGACGGGAGAGAGATACTGTATCAACTCAGCCTCGCTGAATTTCAAACGTAGAAATGACGAAAAATAA
- the msrA gene encoding peptide-methionine (S)-S-oxide reductase MsrA, giving the protein MTPKIILGMGCFWCTEAIYQQLKGITKVTSGYAGGQKVNPTYEQVCTGETGHAEVSQIEFNPEEISLENILYVFWRMHDPTTRNRQGADVGSQYRSIILYSSDEQKQIAEKSMKEAQSLYPDQIVTEIKPLETFYPAEQYHQNYYKDNREYPYCRYVIDPKIEKLKKIQSTR; this is encoded by the coding sequence ATGACCCCAAAAATCATACTCGGAATGGGATGCTTCTGGTGCACCGAAGCAATCTATCAACAGCTCAAAGGTATAACAAAAGTCACTTCTGGCTACGCCGGCGGCCAAAAAGTAAACCCAACCTATGAGCAGGTCTGCACCGGAGAGACGGGACATGCCGAAGTCAGTCAGATCGAATTTAATCCCGAAGAAATTTCTCTTGAAAACATACTGTATGTATTTTGGAGAATGCACGATCCGACAACGAGAAACCGTCAGGGAGCTGATGTCGGCAGTCAATACCGATCAATTATCCTCTACTCATCTGATGAACAAAAACAGATTGCGGAAAAGTCAATGAAAGAAGCCCAATCTCTCTATCCTGATCAAATTGTTACGGAAATCAAACCCCTTGAAACATTTTATCCCGCAGAACAATATCACCAAAATTACTACAAAGACAATCGTGAGTATCCGTATTGCAGATACGTCATTGATCCGAAGATAGAAAAGCTGAAGAAGATACAATCAACTAGATAA
- a CDS encoding MGMT family protein, with amino-acid sequence MTLTEKVYQFVSQVPAGYVTTYGDIGHAVGSKSYRAIGQILHRNPDWPKVPCHRVVMKDGSLAPNYGAGGPSVHRTRLEKEGITFIGERVDLSKHKFEFIPKL; translated from the coding sequence ATGACCCTAACAGAAAAAGTCTATCAATTCGTTTCGCAAGTTCCGGCAGGATACGTCACCACATACGGTGACATCGGCCATGCGGTAGGCTCCAAATCCTATCGTGCGATCGGTCAGATCCTGCACCGTAATCCTGACTGGCCGAAAGTACCCTGTCACCGCGTGGTAATGAAAGACGGATCTTTGGCCCCGAACTACGGAGCGGGCGGACCTTCAGTACATCGGACACGGCTTGAAAAAGAAGGTATTACTTTTATCGGAGAAAGAGTAGACTTAAGTAAACACAAATTTGAGTTTATACCGAAACTATGA
- a CDS encoding magnesium transporter CorA family protein — translation MISIYYRNLRDKQIQELDKYRIGSWIHVEAPTDEDLKYLVEKHKLDESLLKDATDEYEVPRTEIEDGVIYIFSRYPFRRNDQISTSPILFVIQESHVVTVTKEKFPLMEMFLTRNIFFTTQKTKLFLQLFSLINTSYNSYLHSISRETRTSSYELERISNKDIALFVRYERVLNDFHLALVRTNAVLNSLMSHNMLKLYEEDRDLLEDLFLNNEQLIQLSKENLRSIVNIRDASSTIMTHNTNRVIRFFTSITVILTIPTIIASVYGMNVQLPYQQSPSAFLGIMIITALISLGLVIMFLMNDWL, via the coding sequence ATGATTAGTATTTACTACCGGAATCTGCGTGACAAGCAAATCCAGGAATTGGATAAATACCGGATCGGTTCATGGATCCATGTCGAGGCTCCGACCGATGAAGATTTGAAGTATCTTGTTGAAAAACACAAACTCGACGAGAGTCTTCTGAAAGATGCAACCGATGAATACGAGGTCCCCCGTACGGAAATTGAGGACGGAGTGATCTACATCTTCAGCCGGTACCCATTTAGACGGAATGATCAGATCTCCACGTCGCCGATTTTATTTGTCATTCAGGAATCTCATGTCGTGACGGTCACCAAGGAAAAATTCCCCTTGATGGAGATGTTTTTGACGAGAAATATATTTTTTACTACACAAAAAACGAAACTGTTTCTGCAACTTTTTTCACTGATCAACACTTCATACAATTCATACCTTCACAGTATCAGCCGCGAGACGAGGACCAGTTCATATGAACTTGAAAGGATCAGCAATAAAGACATTGCACTCTTTGTGAGGTACGAACGGGTATTGAATGATTTCCATCTGGCACTTGTCCGTACGAATGCCGTTCTGAACAGTTTGATGTCTCACAACATGCTGAAGCTATATGAAGAAGACCGGGATCTTTTGGAGGATTTATTCCTGAATAATGAACAACTTATTCAGCTCTCAAAAGAGAACCTGAGAAGTATCGTCAACATACGGGATGCTTCTTCCACAATCATGACTCACAATACAAACCGTGTGATCCGTTTCTTTACCTCGATCACCGTCATTTTGACAATTCCGACAATCATTGCAAGTGTGTACGGGATGAATGTCCAGCTGCCGTATCAGCAGTCACCCTCGGCTTTCTTGGGCATAATGATCATCACGGCTCTCATCTCACTCGGCCTGGTGATAATGTTTTTGATGAATGACTGGCTATGA